One Mya arenaria isolate MELC-2E11 chromosome 5, ASM2691426v1 genomic window carries:
- the LOC128236016 gene encoding uncharacterized protein LOC128236016 isoform X2, translating to MMSERTHAGTSLLRRRKTVFLSLSDSASTTVNQSNPVSQEASSNEHLTTSEQTEYTEIGMTAVGPSSAGSLLNETTSYERLHNRENAAYVDLESCQRQYVNQHPHSQTAGSNYEIPDNQESSMEPRDYDNGTNPKHTQVSTYDHVYTAPIEHQYTALGATK from the exons ATGATGTCGGAACGTACACATGCAGGAACATCGTTACTTCGGAGACGAAAGACAGTTTTCCTTAGTCTTTCAG ACAGTGCAAGTACTACCGTAAACCA ATCAAATCCAGTGTCACAGGAAGCGTCATCTAACGAGCACCTCACTACCAGCGAACAAACGGAATACACAGAAATAG GCATGACTGCTGTTGGACCATCTAg TGCTGGCAGTCTCCTCAACGAAACCACATCGTACGAGCGTCTTCACAACAGAGAAAATGCCGCATACGTAGACCTGg AAAGTTGCCAAAGGCA ATATGTGAATCAACATCCACACTCGCAAACAGCAGGCAGTAATTATGAAATTCCGGACAACC AAGAATCGTCAATGGAACCAAGAGA TTATGATAACGGAACAAACCCGAAGCATACTCAAGTCAGTACGTATGACCATGTATATACAGCTCCGATTGAACATCAGTATACGGCGCTTg GTGCCACGAAGTAG
- the LOC128236016 gene encoding uncharacterized protein LOC128236016 isoform X1, which produces MMSERTHAGTSLLRRRKTVFLSLSESSRTRRVIVVVVGGIVVGVVALAVAVMAYFQIPRRYRFPCRHTSDSASTTVNQSNPVSQEASSNEHLTTSEQTEYTEIGMTAVGPSSAGSLLNETTSYERLHNRENAAYVDLESCQRQYVNQHPHSQTAGSNYEIPDNQESSMEPRDYDNGTNPKHTQVSTYDHVYTAPIEHQYTALGATK; this is translated from the exons ATGATGTCGGAACGTACACATGCAGGAACATCGTTACTTCGGAGACGAAAGACAGTTTTCCTTAGTCTTTCAG AATCTAGCCGAACTAGAAGAGTAATCGTCGTAGTAGTTGGTGGAATTGTTGTTGGAGTTGTTGCTCTAGCTGTTGCTGTTATGGCTTATTTTCAAATTCCGAGAAGATATCGGTTTCCTTGTAGGCATACCTCAG ACAGTGCAAGTACTACCGTAAACCA ATCAAATCCAGTGTCACAGGAAGCGTCATCTAACGAGCACCTCACTACCAGCGAACAAACGGAATACACAGAAATAG GCATGACTGCTGTTGGACCATCTAg TGCTGGCAGTCTCCTCAACGAAACCACATCGTACGAGCGTCTTCACAACAGAGAAAATGCCGCATACGTAGACCTGg AAAGTTGCCAAAGGCA ATATGTGAATCAACATCCACACTCGCAAACAGCAGGCAGTAATTATGAAATTCCGGACAACC AAGAATCGTCAATGGAACCAAGAGA TTATGATAACGGAACAAACCCGAAGCATACTCAAGTCAGTACGTATGACCATGTATATACAGCTCCGATTGAACATCAGTATACGGCGCTTg GTGCCACGAAGTAG